In one window of Streptomyces sp. FXJ1.172 DNA:
- a CDS encoding alpha/beta hydrolase, whose protein sequence is MKQSRSLRAAWLTVSAALLGLATPLSVAPPATAVPSSPALQWTRCAGDVLDARQQCASLKVPMDYADPGGRTIDIAVSRIPAEKPAIRRGALLLIPGGPGNTSLTDPSGKGQKLPQAVRDQYDLIGFAPRGLAPSTTVSCALRHPDLATSTLRPWPAPDGSINGNLATARRLSQACTRNGGELIQHISTVDEVYDIDRIRAALGEHRLAAWGVSYGTYVGAVYSQLFPQHTDRIVLDSNDDPDPALVERGWLHAYESGVEDTFPEFARWAASAGNPDRVATTADEVRPLFLRLAARLDRVPLPWPGANPPELNGNTLRQTMLDSLYAPSRFPVLAELMLAARHGTVPPAPMQPPDQALQNLAAVSIGTICNDVAWPTSTADYRRAVADSRRLHPLTAGMPRNAMVCAAWPYPPPRQPVRITGQGPSGILLVQNARDVATPLSGALRLRRALGARAVMVTVDSTGHNAYLANGNACGDRAVSRFLATGQRPDGDMYCP, encoded by the coding sequence ATGAAGCAGAGCAGAAGTCTACGAGCCGCCTGGCTCACCGTCTCCGCGGCGCTCCTCGGCCTCGCCACTCCGCTGAGCGTCGCCCCTCCCGCGACAGCGGTACCCTCTTCGCCCGCCCTCCAATGGACCCGGTGCGCGGGCGACGTGCTCGATGCGCGTCAGCAGTGCGCCTCGCTCAAGGTGCCGATGGACTACGCCGACCCCGGCGGCCGCACCATCGACATCGCCGTCTCCCGGATCCCCGCCGAGAAACCGGCCATCCGGCGCGGGGCGCTGCTACTGATTCCGGGCGGGCCGGGCAACACAAGCCTCACCGACCCTTCCGGGAAGGGTCAGAAGCTGCCGCAGGCCGTGCGGGACCAGTACGACCTGATCGGCTTCGCCCCGCGTGGGCTCGCTCCGTCCACCACCGTCAGCTGCGCCCTCCGGCACCCCGACCTTGCCACGTCGACGTTGCGGCCCTGGCCGGCCCCGGACGGTTCGATCAACGGGAACCTGGCCACCGCCCGCCGGCTGTCGCAGGCCTGTACACGCAACGGGGGCGAGCTGATCCAGCACATCAGCACCGTTGACGAGGTCTACGACATCGACCGCATCCGGGCCGCGCTCGGCGAGCACCGGCTCGCCGCCTGGGGCGTCTCGTACGGCACGTACGTGGGCGCTGTCTACAGCCAGCTGTTCCCGCAGCACACCGACCGCATCGTGCTGGACAGCAACGACGACCCGGATCCCGCCCTGGTCGAGCGCGGCTGGCTGCACGCCTACGAGAGCGGGGTGGAGGACACCTTCCCCGAGTTCGCCCGGTGGGCCGCGAGCGCCGGCAATCCGGACCGAGTGGCGACGACCGCAGACGAGGTACGGCCGCTGTTCCTACGCCTCGCCGCCCGCCTCGACCGGGTACCGCTGCCCTGGCCGGGCGCCAACCCCCCGGAGCTGAACGGCAACACGCTGCGCCAGACCATGCTGGACAGCCTCTACGCACCCAGCCGCTTCCCCGTCCTGGCCGAGCTGATGCTGGCCGCCCGGCACGGCACGGTGCCTCCCGCGCCGATGCAGCCGCCGGACCAGGCGCTGCAAAACCTCGCCGCGGTCAGCATCGGCACGATCTGCAACGACGTGGCCTGGCCGACGTCAACGGCCGACTACCGCAGGGCCGTAGCCGACAGCCGCCGCCTGCATCCGCTCACCGCGGGCATGCCCCGCAACGCGATGGTCTGCGCCGCCTGGCCGTACCCGCCGCCGCGGCAGCCGGTACGAATCACCGGCCAAGGGCCGTCCGGCATCCTGCTCGTGCAGAACGCCCGTGATGTGGCCACTCCGCTCAGCGGCGCCCTGAGACTCCGCCGGGCCCTCGGCGCACGCGCCGTCATGGTCACCGTCGACTCCACTGGACACAACGCCTACCTCGCCAACGGCAACGCCTGCGGCGACCGCGCCGTCTCCCGCTTCCTGGCCACCGGTCAACGACCCGACGGGGACATGTACTGCCCCTGA
- a CDS encoding ArsR/SmtB family transcription factor, with translation MVVLAELAFSTSDLAQVRFAVSPMWEVAPSFRLLRSGTTHPVHRAWADQVRPRLVAAGLDRGWLCELIPPTGGYVPDFLNTAPAGPAPTLAAERDAIRAAPADRVRQDLDHLARHQGTLGRRLRALHNDPQGLLAKVTEEIETYWELALAPYWARVRAVLDADILYRARLAAEHGTGHLLNDLHTSLSWDNNVLRMARRKQPLTRTTAGTGLLLIPSAFTGPGLRTRTTPPDPPQLAYQARGIGSLWHTRPVTRADTLSAILGRSRTLLLTELEIPASTTQLAHRTGLSPAGVSQYLTALRNAGLVSAHRAGRSVLYARTTAAETLLQAASA, from the coding sequence GTGGTTGTCCTGGCGGAGCTGGCGTTCTCGACGAGCGATCTGGCGCAAGTGCGGTTCGCCGTCTCACCGATGTGGGAGGTCGCGCCCAGCTTCCGATTGCTGAGGTCCGGCACTACGCATCCGGTCCACCGGGCCTGGGCCGACCAGGTACGGCCGCGCCTGGTGGCCGCCGGGCTGGACCGGGGATGGCTCTGCGAGTTGATCCCGCCCACCGGCGGCTACGTCCCCGACTTCCTCAACACGGCCCCCGCCGGCCCGGCCCCCACCCTGGCGGCAGAGCGGGACGCGATCCGGGCCGCGCCCGCCGACCGGGTCCGCCAGGACCTCGACCACCTGGCCCGCCACCAGGGAACCCTCGGTCGCCGGCTACGAGCCCTGCACAACGACCCACAGGGCCTCCTGGCCAAGGTCACAGAGGAAATAGAAACCTACTGGGAACTGGCACTCGCCCCCTACTGGGCACGCGTTCGGGCAGTCCTGGACGCAGACATCCTCTACCGGGCCCGTCTGGCCGCCGAGCACGGCACCGGCCACCTCCTCAACGACCTGCACACGTCGCTGAGCTGGGACAACAACGTGCTGCGGATGGCCCGCCGAAAGCAGCCACTGACCCGCACGACGGCAGGCACGGGACTACTGCTGATCCCCTCGGCCTTCACCGGACCAGGGCTGCGCACCCGAACGACACCGCCGGATCCACCCCAACTCGCCTATCAGGCACGCGGTATCGGCTCACTCTGGCACACACGGCCCGTCACACGAGCCGACACCCTCTCCGCCATACTGGGCCGCTCACGCACCCTGCTGCTGACCGAGTTGGAGATCCCGGCCTCCACCACACAACTGGCCCACCGCACCGGACTCTCCCCAGCCGGGGTATCCCAATACCTCACCGCGCTACGCAACGCGGGCCTGGTCAGCGCCCACCGCGCCGGCCGCTCCGTCCTCTACGCCCGCACCACCGCAGCCGAAACTCTCCTCCAAGCGGCCTCCGCCTGA
- a CDS encoding aldo/keto reductase, which yields MTSQTITAAASGTWKLGDLTVNRLGFGAMRLPQHGEAFADDAVPRDRDQAVRVLRRAAELGVNHIDTAAFYFSSLRSANELINQALAPYPDDLVITTKVGPGRDPSGQWLPHATPEQLRGQVEENLRQLGRDHLDVVNLRIVGTDSIAERFGALAELRKAGLIRHLGLSNVHLHHLTEAQAIAPVVCVQNMYGIGSSREQKEFLDLCGEQRIAFVPFYSIAGTGRTAGASTDHNPEVHTIARAHGVSAAQIRLAWTLHQGAHVLAIPGTGDLDHLAQNVAVGFLRLSEEELTALAPPPRDGMSKTPMAL from the coding sequence ATGACCTCACAGACGATCACCGCAGCGGCATCTGGCACCTGGAAGCTCGGCGACCTGACGGTCAACCGTCTCGGTTTCGGCGCGATGCGCCTGCCGCAGCACGGCGAGGCATTCGCGGACGATGCCGTCCCACGCGACCGCGACCAGGCGGTCCGTGTGCTTCGCCGCGCGGCCGAGCTCGGTGTGAACCACATCGACACCGCCGCGTTCTACTTCTCATCGCTGCGCTCGGCCAACGAGCTGATCAACCAGGCGCTGGCCCCCTACCCGGACGACCTCGTCATCACCACCAAGGTCGGGCCGGGCCGCGATCCCTCGGGTCAGTGGCTGCCGCACGCCACTCCCGAGCAGCTGCGCGGCCAGGTCGAGGAGAACCTGCGTCAGCTCGGCCGTGACCACCTCGACGTGGTGAACCTGCGCATCGTCGGCACCGACTCGATCGCCGAACGCTTCGGCGCACTCGCCGAACTGCGCAAGGCCGGACTCATCCGTCACCTGGGCCTGTCCAACGTCCACCTTCACCACCTCACCGAGGCCCAGGCCATCGCGCCGGTGGTCTGCGTCCAGAACATGTACGGCATCGGCTCATCGCGCGAGCAGAAGGAGTTCCTGGACCTCTGCGGTGAACAGCGCATCGCGTTCGTGCCGTTCTACTCGATCGCCGGCACCGGACGCACCGCCGGCGCGAGCACCGACCACAACCCGGAGGTGCACACCATCGCCCGCGCCCACGGCGTCAGCGCAGCCCAGATCCGGCTGGCGTGGACGCTGCACCAGGGCGCCCACGTCCTGGCCATCCCCGGCACCGGCGACCTCGACCACCTCGCCCAGAACGTCGCCGTCGGCTTCCTGCGCCTGTCGGAGGAAGAACTCACCGCCCTGGCCCCCCCACCACGAGACGGCATGAGCAAGACCCCCATGGCATTGTGA
- a CDS encoding helix-turn-helix domain-containing protein, protein MPVPAALPITLTAAERQRLKKAAYDHKTPHQARVRSQIVLMASRGRSNARIAVEVGVHVDTMRTWRRRFADGGLPALADCRRGGRPARLTPVQVAEAKALACQLPAETGVPLARWSCPELAAELTARGVTDTVSASTVRRWLRQDALKPWQHQSWIFIRDPDFRAKAQRVLGLYARTYEGEPLGPDEYVVSSDEKTSIQARCRCHPTLARRSAAG, encoded by the coding sequence TTGCCTGTTCCTGCCGCCCTCCCCATAACCCTGACGGCCGCCGAGCGGCAACGGCTGAAGAAGGCGGCCTACGATCATAAGACTCCGCACCAAGCCAGGGTCCGGTCGCAGATCGTGCTCATGGCGAGTCGGGGCAGGTCCAACGCACGGATCGCTGTCGAGGTGGGGGTGCACGTGGACACCATGCGCACCTGGCGGCGCCGGTTCGCCGACGGCGGCCTGCCGGCTCTGGCCGACTGCAGGCGCGGCGGGCGCCCGGCCCGCTTGACTCCCGTGCAGGTCGCCGAGGCCAAGGCCCTGGCCTGCCAGCTCCCGGCCGAGACTGGGGTGCCGCTGGCGCGCTGGTCGTGCCCGGAACTGGCCGCCGAACTGACCGCACGCGGCGTCACCGACACCGTCTCGGCGTCCACCGTGCGCCGCTGGCTTCGTCAGGACGCACTCAAGCCCTGGCAGCACCAGTCCTGGATCTTCATCCGGGACCCGGACTTCCGTGCCAAGGCCCAGCGCGTCCTTGGCCTATACGCCCGAACCTACGAGGGCGAACCCCTCGGCCCAGACGAATACGTGGTCTCCAGCGACGAGAAGACCTCGATCCAGGCCCGCTGCCGCTGCCACCCGACCCTCGCACGTAGGAGCGCAGCGGGCTGA
- a CDS encoding alpha/beta hydrolase, with amino-acid sequence MTTAGPFRTAGLMALTGWPFLALLCALSIALITVTMVMWNRWPTGWAPVLRLGCLLLLMAAGAVVTADVVNREFGFYTSFDDLLGRLPPVTATPCSAGTGGPPVAPAHGRIEHVRLTGSVSGISRDALVYLPAVYASPAATHSHFPVIELFHGYPGGPGAWQHHLGMTAVLDREIAARCMPPVIVVVPTDSEPGHDGECVDAVDGRRNETYLAVDVPAQLAARYRVSTAPRSWAAMGYSTGGFCAVNIAFHHPARYAAAAALSGYFAPVTDASTGDLYRGRHSVRQWNNPQWQAAHRHVGLPLYVVAGRADPEAQRAIDHLKAAARGRVAITTGESPDGGHNFTVWSKACPAAFDWLAGHLPVSVPLLAPQPQDLGG; translated from the coding sequence ATGACCACAGCCGGGCCATTCCGCACCGCCGGGCTGATGGCGCTGACCGGCTGGCCGTTCCTGGCCCTGCTGTGCGCGCTCTCGATCGCACTGATCACCGTGACGATGGTGATGTGGAACCGCTGGCCGACGGGATGGGCTCCGGTGCTGCGACTGGGGTGCCTGTTGCTGCTGATGGCGGCGGGCGCCGTGGTGACGGCCGATGTCGTCAACCGCGAGTTTGGCTTCTACACCTCGTTCGATGACCTCCTCGGCCGGCTGCCGCCCGTCACCGCGACGCCCTGCTCCGCCGGCACCGGCGGGCCGCCCGTGGCGCCCGCGCACGGACGCATCGAGCACGTTCGGCTGACCGGTTCCGTCTCCGGCATCTCACGCGATGCGTTGGTCTACCTCCCGGCCGTCTACGCGTCACCGGCTGCGACCCACAGCCACTTCCCGGTGATCGAACTGTTCCACGGTTACCCGGGCGGACCAGGCGCCTGGCAGCACCACCTGGGCATGACCGCCGTGCTGGACCGGGAGATCGCCGCGCGCTGCATGCCGCCGGTGATCGTCGTCGTTCCGACGGACAGCGAGCCGGGCCACGACGGCGAGTGCGTGGACGCGGTGGACGGCCGACGCAACGAGACCTACCTGGCGGTGGACGTACCAGCGCAGCTCGCGGCACGCTACCGGGTCTCTACCGCGCCCCGCAGCTGGGCGGCGATGGGGTACTCCACCGGCGGGTTCTGTGCCGTCAACATCGCCTTCCACCACCCGGCACGGTACGCGGCCGCCGCTGCCCTGTCCGGATACTTCGCCCCGGTCACCGACGCCTCCACCGGCGACCTGTACCGGGGCAGGCACAGTGTGCGGCAGTGGAACAACCCGCAGTGGCAGGCCGCACACCGGCACGTCGGCCTGCCCCTGTACGTCGTGGCGGGACGGGCCGACCCCGAGGCACAGCGCGCCATCGACCATCTGAAGGCCGCTGCACGGGGCCGCGTGGCCATCACCACAGGTGAGTCCCCGGATGGCGGACACAACTTCACCGTGTGGTCCAAGGCATGCCCAGCCGCGTTCGACTGGCTCGCCGGCCACCTCCCGGTGTCCGTGCCCCTGCTCGCACCCCAACCCCAGGACTTGGGTGGGTGA